The genomic window GCAGCATGATTAGGATGATCCAACGCATATGATTCCTTTGCTATATGTTATGTACGGAACAGCCTGAAAGCTGAAGGTAAAGTACGAGGTTTATTCGTTCTCCCACGAAAAGCTGAATCGTTCAAGGAAGGGAAGGCGACGGATTTCTTTAGACGCGATATGGAGGCCCCATTCAACCATCTGGCCTTTTCCGCTGTCGGTAAATGCTTCAGGCCGATACGTCCCTCCGGCTCGCATGCCATTCGGGTCATCCTTTGTTTTTTCAAAGGTGATCCCATCCGGGGCATATTGGAGTGAGTTCTTGATTCCTGGCGGGCCCGCCTTTCCGATTAAGGCGGCGACGCCCTCGCCATAAGGCCACACAACGACTGCATGTCCGCCGTGAATAATCGGGTTGGCTTCGTGTTTGATATAGGGACCTTCCGGCTTGTCGCTGATGGCTACGCCCATCTTGGTCTTCCCCGGCGAGTTGTTCCATTGCCGCCCTTTGTAATACATCCAGTATTTTCCGTCGCGAACGATCAGGCATGTGTCATCGATGCGCAGGCTATCGAATGCTTCGTGATCATCGCTTGGTTTGAGAACTGGATTATCCAGCTTTTGCCAGGGGCCATCCGGAGAATCGGACATGGCCAGGCCAATGACTGTTTTTGAAGTCATCTCACCCCGGTTAATGAAGGGTTCGGCAACGGCGGTGTAGAACAACCAGTATTTGTCTTCGCCAACCAGGATGTTGGGGGTAAAGACGCTGTGTTCATCAAAGCGTTCTTCGCCGCCGCGGGGAAGCGCTTCTCCCTGCTCCGTCCACGCATGGCCATTGGTTGAGGTGGCATACCAGACCGTTGCATCGTATCCGCTTGGATCCTCTGGATTGGTGTGCCGGGTATACCAGACATAGTACTGGTCTTTTACCTTGATGATATCGCTGGGGTCGCGGCGCATGGCACCGTCCTCGATCCCCAGCCCCTTGGCCGGCGATGTGGTGTGGGTTTGAGCTGGTACCCCGCCTGCACTACAGAGCAACAATATCAGAATGGTTTTTATATGGATCATTTTCGGAAGACCTCTTTGATTTCATGCAGCCGCACGCCCAACGTTTTTTGTGCGATGGCGTCCAATTCCGATTCCGGCCCCGCAATATGAATGGTGCGCTGGATGTGCCGAATGCTTTCACCGGGTTTCAGCGCGGCAGCGGGCGATGACGTCTCCAGTTCGTAGAACGGCCCCAGTGGATCGAGGCCGGGGCTGGGCGATCCGTCGTTGTATGAATTGATCACGTCGCCGCCGAACGGCTGCTTTTGGATTTCCCACATGGAGTTGACATAGCCGTCGGTTTTTTTCGGCGCGTTATAGGTGACCAATGTGAGCACCCGGCCATCCGCATCATAGCTGCCGGCGATGCCTTTGGAGCGCGCCGGGCTGATGCCGATTTTCCCCCGACGGGTTCCATCGCCTTTGAAAAAAACAGTGGATTTCGACACCGCCATGTATTCCGGCGGCACCCTCCCGAAGTATGCGTCATTAACCGCGGGGCCAAGCTGCGCTTCCGGTCCATCCTTGAAAGGGATGACAACCGTGGTGCCGGGCGATGGTTTGTACATGCCCAGCAACCAGATCGAAAGCATGCCGCCTTCTTTCGTCCAAGGCTGGTCACCGATGTTTTTGAGCACGTTGTCGGATTCATAGGCCACATACTTCACATGATCCGGCACGCTGCTGCCGAACACATCCTTTACACCGTTGTCGTCCAGCAGCCGAACCGTCCGTTCGATGCCCACCGAAAATTCCGTGCCGCTGTGGTTCTGGAGCGAGCAGTCATGCGCAAATGCAACGCTGTCTTTGGTTTGGTTCGTTATTCGATAGGGAAGGGTGTCGAGCGATGCCGGGGTTTTCCACACGGCGAATTCGAAGGGATCGCCCGGTTTGAAAAAGATTCCAAACTGTCCTCCCTCCGGCCCCAGCCAGAAACGCTCTTCCCCGCCAAAGACATAGATATGCTCCTCCAGTGCCCCCTTGGCTTCCCGCTCCGAGAGCAGCCCTTTTTCAATGACCTTATAATTCAGCCATCCAAAACTGGCTCCGGCTCCGGTTGTGCTGGTCATGACGCGACCCTGATACTGCGGCACCACCGCAGCCTGCCGCTCCCCTTTCTTGAGTACAACCACATCGGTATGTTTTTTGAGAAATGCAACATCCTCATCGAACGTGAGGGGTTTGGGTGCAGCACAGAGCAATGCTGCGGAAACAAACAATCCATGCATTATGCCAACTAGTTTTTTATTCATGCCGTTTCATCCATTTTCATCCATCAGGTCGCGCGGTTATAAAGTCCAACCTTCGCGATATTCATGCTGAATAAGGCGGTTGGCCAGCTCGTGGTCGGTTTTCATGTTTTTGCTGTCCCACATTAATTTGGTTCCGGCGCCGACACGCTCGGCGACGCAGCCGAGCAGGATGGTTTCGGTCAGTGGCCCGGCATAGTCGAAGTTGGATTTTGCGATCGAAGGATCGTTGGCCTTGATGGCGTTGAACCATTCCACGTAGTGGCCGGGCGAGCGTTGCATGGTCTTCGGGGGAATTTCTCCGGCGCGGGCGACGGCCTGCATGGCGCTTTCGGGGAAGAGGCGCGGCGTTGTTTTATGGGTGCACATCATGCTGTTTTTGCTACCGTGGAAAATCATGCCACTGGAGGTCAGGGTGCGTTCCTTTTCCAGCGCTTCCGGGCGTGGTGGCAGCGTTTTCCCGTCGAACCATTTCAACGTGACCGGGGGCCGGGCGCCGCGCGCCGCGAACTGGAAGGTGACGGTTGCCGACGACGGGTAGGTGTGCTTGGCGCTGGCGGGGTTCGTGCGTTCGAATTCCGCCTCGACGCTCAGCGGTGCGCCGAGTCCGAGCGCCCAGACGGGATAGTCCATGATATGCGCCCCCATGTCGCCGAGCGCTCCGGCTCCATAGTCATAATACGCGCGCCAGTTGAACGGGGCGACGACCGAATCCTTGTCCGTTCCGCCGAAGGGGGCGTCGGGAGCCGGCCCCAGCCAGAGATCCCAGTTCAAAGTGGATGGTGCGGGTTGCGCTTTCGGGCGGACGATGCCCTGGGGCCAGATCGGCCGGTCGCTCCAGCAGTGCACCTCGGCAACGTCTCCGAGCAGGCCGCCCTTGATCCATTCGTTGACCAAACGCGCCCCTTCGCGGGCGTGGCCCTGGTTGCCCATCTGGCAGACGATTTTGTTTTCGCGGGCATATTCCGTGAGGATGCGCGCTTCGGAGATGGTGCGGGTCAGTGGCTTTTCGCAATAGATTGGCAGCCCCAGCTGCATGGCGGCCATGGCCACCACGGCATGGGTGTGGTCGGGGGTGGTGATGACGACCGCGTCGAGGTTTTTCGCCTCCTTGTCGAGCATCACGCGCCAGTCCTCGAACCGCTTGGCGGGTGGGTGCTTTTTGAAGGATGGCGCGCTCCGCACCTGATCGACGTCGCATAGCGAATGGATATTGTGAGCGGCGCAACCCTGAATGTTTATCCTTCCTTTTCCGCCAATACCGACAAATCCAAGGTTTAGGCGTTCGCTCGGTGGGAGTTGGTTATTTCGGGACTTGCCGTCCTTGCGGGCGCTTTGCGCCAGCACGGACGATGGAACAATATTGAACGCAGCAACGGCGGCGCTTGCCGCCAACACCTTTCTCCGGCATATCTGGTTGGTCATAAGTTCTTCCTCATGATGAGTCATTCTACTCTGGAAAGATAGCATCGAGAGGGGTGGGGGTCTTGTAAAAAAAGAGCATAGCGGTGTAGATCCCAGAGGATTTTCTCCTCTACACCAATGCGCCGTTTTTCTACAAGACAGTGGGGGCGTTGCCAGAGGAACATGTTTTAACATGAATAAAGGTGTTTCAGTAAAGGAAAGGAAATTGGATATGGGCATTGGGGATCGAGTAGGCAAACTGATGGCGGGAATTCTTGTGCTTTCGCTTATTGGAGGGATGGCGCATGGGAAAGAAGAGGTGGAGTGGTCTTACCGGGACGAAACCGCGGAGCAGCGCAATGCCCGGATGGGCTGGTGGCGCGAGGCGCGCTTCGGCATGTTCATCCACTGGGGCGTCTATTCCGTGCCGGCTGGAACCTACAAGGGCGAGCAGATCGGCTTCATCGGCGAGTGGATCATGCATCGCGCCCAGATTCCGATTGCGGAATACAAGGAATATGCCAAGCAGTTCAATCCCGTGAAGTACGACCCCGAAGCCTGGGTGCGCATGGCCAAGGATGCGGGCATGAAATACATCGTCATCACCTCGAAGCACCACGACGGCTTTGCGCTGTTCGACACCAAGGCGAGCGACTGGAACGTCGTGCAGGCTTCGCCGTACGGGAAGGATCTGCTCAAGCCGTTGGCCGAAGCTTGCCGGAAGCACGGCATGAAGCTGGGCTTCTACTATTCGCAGGCGCAGGATTGGACGCACCCCGGCGGCTCTTCGAGGGATAATGAATATTGGGACGACGCCCAAAACGGCGATATGGACGAGTTCATCAAAAACATCTCGATTCCCCAGATCAAGGAGCTCTTCACGAACTATGGCGACGTCGCCGTTCTTTGGTGGGACACGGCGCTGCGCATGACCCCCGAACGAGCCAACCTATTCAAGGGCCTCGTGGAGCTTCAGCCCGGAATTATCACCAACGACCGCCTGTTGCGCGGGCATAGCGGCGATATGAAAACCCCGGAACAGCATGTCCCGGCCACCGGTCTCGACTACGACTGGGAATCGTGCATGACCATGAACACGACCTGGGGCTACAAGAGCTACGACGATAACTGGAAATCGAGCGAGCAGCTCATCCGGCACTTGGTCGATGTGGCCAGCAAGGGCGGCAACTATCTCTTGAACGTCGGCCCCATGTCCACCGGCGAGTTTCCGCCGGAGAGCGTCGAGCGCCTCAAGGACATCGGCGACTGGATGGAGGTCAATTCTTCATCAATCTACGGCACCACCGCCAGCCCCTTTATTCGGCTCAAGTGGGGGCGCTGCACCAAGAAGGAATACATCAATTCGTCGCAGCTCTATTTCCATGTGTTCGACTGGCCGGAGGATGGACGGCTGGTGATCGACGGCCTGCGCAACGAGGTGTTGGATGCCTACTTCATGGCCGATCTCCAGCAGCACCCCAAGGTAGAGCGGACGGACAAAGGCGTGGTGCTGCTCCTTCCGGAAAAACCGCTTGATCCGGTGACCACCGTTATTGTCGTGAAGGTGGATGGCAAACTGGATGTGGAGCGGATTATGCCGAAGCAAAATGAGGATGGTGTGCTGGCGCTGAAGCTGGAGGATGCCAACCTCCACGTTCCGGCATATGGCGACCAAATCAAAATCAAGCAGGATGCCAACGGAACCGACTACATCGACGGATGGACGGACTACCGTTGCCGGATCGACTGGCTCGTTCAGATCGACCAGCCGGGCATGTTCGATGTCTACGCCGAGGTGGGCGTTGATGAGACGACTGGGTTCATGCTCCTAGTGGACAAGGCTCGGAAGCCCATGGCGGGCAAAACCACCGGGGGACTCGAAAACTACAAGACCATCAAAGTCGGCCGAATGAAGCTGACGGAAGGGGAACGCACCATCAAAATCTTTCCGCAAAAGCAGAAGTGGACGGCCATGAACTTCCGGTCGATGACCTTGAAGCCCGCCGCCGCACCGCCCGGACAGGAGTAGGCGACCGTCGGAATGGGCATCGGCGGCCTGTTTTTTATCGGGGATCGTTTTCTATGTGGGTTTTCGGATAGCCGGGGC from Pontiella desulfatans includes these protein-coding regions:
- a CDS encoding family 43 glycosylhydrolase, which produces MIHIKTILILLLCSAGGVPAQTHTTSPAKGLGIEDGAMRRDPSDIIKVKDQYYVWYTRHTNPEDPSGYDATVWYATSTNGHAWTEQGEALPRGGEERFDEHSVFTPNILVGEDKYWLFYTAVAEPFINRGEMTSKTVIGLAMSDSPDGPWQKLDNPVLKPSDDHEAFDSLRIDDTCLIVRDGKYWMYYKGRQWNNSPGKTKMGVAISDKPEGPYIKHEANPIIHGGHAVVVWPYGEGVAALIGKAGPPGIKNSLQYAPDGITFEKTKDDPNGMRAGGTYRPEAFTDSGKGQMVEWGLHIASKEIRRLPFLERFSFSWENE
- a CDS encoding DUF6786 family protein, with amino-acid sequence MNKKLVGIMHGLFVSAALLCAAPKPLTFDEDVAFLKKHTDVVVLKKGERQAAVVPQYQGRVMTSTTGAGASFGWLNYKVIEKGLLSEREAKGALEEHIYVFGGEERFWLGPEGGQFGIFFKPGDPFEFAVWKTPASLDTLPYRITNQTKDSVAFAHDCSLQNHSGTEFSVGIERTVRLLDDNGVKDVFGSSVPDHVKYVAYESDNVLKNIGDQPWTKEGGMLSIWLLGMYKPSPGTTVVIPFKDGPEAQLGPAVNDAYFGRVPPEYMAVSKSTVFFKGDGTRRGKIGISPARSKGIAGSYDADGRVLTLVTYNAPKKTDGYVNSMWEIQKQPFGGDVINSYNDGSPSPGLDPLGPFYELETSSPAAALKPGESIRHIQRTIHIAGPESELDAIAQKTLGVRLHEIKEVFRK
- a CDS encoding Gfo/Idh/MocA family protein — translated: MTNQICRRKVLAASAAVAAFNIVPSSVLAQSARKDGKSRNNQLPPSERLNLGFVGIGGKGRINIQGCAAHNIHSLCDVDQVRSAPSFKKHPPAKRFEDWRVMLDKEAKNLDAVVITTPDHTHAVVAMAAMQLGLPIYCEKPLTRTISEARILTEYARENKIVCQMGNQGHAREGARLVNEWIKGGLLGDVAEVHCWSDRPIWPQGIVRPKAQPAPSTLNWDLWLGPAPDAPFGGTDKDSVVAPFNWRAYYDYGAGALGDMGAHIMDYPVWALGLGAPLSVEAEFERTNPASAKHTYPSSATVTFQFAARGARPPVTLKWFDGKTLPPRPEALEKERTLTSSGMIFHGSKNSMMCTHKTTPRLFPESAMQAVARAGEIPPKTMQRSPGHYVEWFNAIKANDPSIAKSNFDYAGPLTETILLGCVAERVGAGTKLMWDSKNMKTDHELANRLIQHEYREGWTL
- a CDS encoding alpha-L-fucosidase, which codes for MGIGDRVGKLMAGILVLSLIGGMAHGKEEVEWSYRDETAEQRNARMGWWREARFGMFIHWGVYSVPAGTYKGEQIGFIGEWIMHRAQIPIAEYKEYAKQFNPVKYDPEAWVRMAKDAGMKYIVITSKHHDGFALFDTKASDWNVVQASPYGKDLLKPLAEACRKHGMKLGFYYSQAQDWTHPGGSSRDNEYWDDAQNGDMDEFIKNISIPQIKELFTNYGDVAVLWWDTALRMTPERANLFKGLVELQPGIITNDRLLRGHSGDMKTPEQHVPATGLDYDWESCMTMNTTWGYKSYDDNWKSSEQLIRHLVDVASKGGNYLLNVGPMSTGEFPPESVERLKDIGDWMEVNSSSIYGTTASPFIRLKWGRCTKKEYINSSQLYFHVFDWPEDGRLVIDGLRNEVLDAYFMADLQQHPKVERTDKGVVLLLPEKPLDPVTTVIVVKVDGKLDVERIMPKQNEDGVLALKLEDANLHVPAYGDQIKIKQDANGTDYIDGWTDYRCRIDWLVQIDQPGMFDVYAEVGVDETTGFMLLVDKARKPMAGKTTGGLENYKTIKVGRMKLTEGERTIKIFPQKQKWTAMNFRSMTLKPAAAPPGQE